The sequence below is a genomic window from Trichosurus vulpecula isolate mTriVul1 chromosome 5, mTriVul1.pri, whole genome shotgun sequence.
CCACTAGATCCTTCCTAGACATTTGCAACTATTCCCCAACAccttattcttaaaaaaattctttatttggcACCATCATTCCATCAagctctttttctttactttcttttctctttcattggcAAAATTCCTATAAAGGTCTATATTTATTGCTGCTTCCACCCTCTTTTCACTGTCTTATGGTTTGGTTTCTGCCTCTATCTCTCAACCCTAACTGTTCACTCCAGAGTTGCCAAGTTCTCTTAACTGTAAAATCCAATGTAAAATCCTTTTTATCAGCCACCATTCTACTTGGATGCTTCACTGATAATATGACTCTCAACCACCCCTTCCTCCGGGACAGTCTCCCTTTATTGGTTTTTATGGCCTTTATCTCCTTTGGTTTCTCTTCATACCTCTCTGACCATGccttctcaggctcctttgtGGATTATCTTCTTGGTCTTCTTGCCCACTAAATGTTTgtgtcccccaaggttctgtcctgagtcctcttctGCTTTCTATACTCACTTTGTTGATAGTCTTATTAACTCCCATGAGCTCAATTATCATTTCTGAGCAGATGCTTTTCAAATCTAAACATGTAGCTCTATGCTGTACCCTGAATCCTAGTCCTACCTGAGGTTCACTTGGATGTTGCATAAGCATCTCAGCCTCATTGTGTCCAAATagatatattatacattatattttaGCCCATGTTTCCTGACTTCCAGACTACCCCCTCCTCACTTTTTTGTTGAAAGATCTACCATCCTTTCAGTTTACAACTGCAGTTATCCATCTTCCCTCTATGTTATCCCATTTACCAAGTCTTTTttcttgaggggggaaggcagggcaattgggattaagtgacttgctcaaggtcacacagctagtaagtctgtcaagtgtatgaggccagatttgagctcaggtcctcctgactccaggctggtgctctactcactgtgccacctagctgcaccttcccaagtcttcttgattctacttATGCAACCTACCTTGCATCTGTCCTATTTTCTCTACTCACAGATTCCCTGCCCCAGTTCAGATGCTTATCCATTCCAATTTGGACAATTGGTGCCAATCTCTTTCCTCCTTAATTCATGCTTCCATAACTGCCCAACTGAAGTGCAGAACACACAGATCCAACCATACATAGGAACTCTTCTGCTCAAACATCTTCATTGGCTTCTCAGTCCttctaggaaaaaatataaaatcttcagtCTAGCATTTGAATCCTTTTCAGTCTGCTTCttgcctacctttccagtcttactgtATCTCATATTACTTAAACTCTATTTTCTAGATAAATTAGCCTCATAGCAtatgacattctatgttcttttgTCCTTTTACATATGGGGACCCCCATGTGTGGAATGTACCTCTTTCTCACcagtcatcttttaaaaaatagtttaaaatactttatttttccgattacatgtgaaaacaattttaacattcttttttaaaaaaaagttccaaattctctccctcccaccctttgtTTCAcattcccatctctcccttccctgagatggcaagcaatttgatatggattaCGCATATGCAgtcctgcaaaacatatttctatattagtcgtgttgtgatgtgaaaaaaatgcagagcaaaaaaagccatgaaaaaataaaatgagaaacagtatgcttcaatatgcatccagactccatcagttctttctctggaggtagatggcattttctaCCATGTCTTTTGcagttgtcttggatctttgcactgttgaaaatagctaagtcattcacagtagatcatcatacaatactgctattactgtgtacaatgttgacctggttctgctcacttcactttacatcttcccaggttttctgaaagtatcctgcttgttatttcttataacacaatttcatcacaaccatatattgcaatttgttcagccatttcccatttgatgggcatccccttgataaccaattctttgccatcacaaaagggCTGcacaaatattttagtacatataggtccttttcctctttttgaaaaatctctttgaaatgcagacctaggagtggtattgttagttcaaagggtatgcacagttttatagcctttaggCATAGTCCCAAaattctctccaaaatggtttgatcagctcacaactccaccaccagtGCATtgctgtcccaattttcccacatcccctccaacatctgtcatttcccttttctgtcatattggctaatctgataggtgtgaaatcTCACCATTCATCTTAGAAATCCATTTTTATTAGGCACAACATCCCTGTTTTTAAATATCCTTTCTTTGAAATGTTTTGAATATGTTTGGTTAGAttgaatatttatttatctagGTATAACTATTTCCCCAGcacaatgtaaactccttgagagagctttttgtctttgcatcctcagcacccATCACAAGGCTTTGCATGCAGTAGGTCCTTAACAGTTTTATTGAGTAAGTCAGAGAGACTATTTTGGGAAAGCTGTTGCTTCATTCATCCTTTTTCTTCTAACTTTTCATGCAGGCTTGAATTGTGTATCTCATTAATGATTCATGATCTTTTGAACCAAGTCCTTGAAGGCTTGTATCACTTGTTTGTTCCTTAGGGTGTAAATGAAAGGATTCAGCAGGGGGGTGATTGCGGTTGGAAACATACTTACCTCCTTATGGAAGGTGAAATCTTCCTTTGCTGAGGGCTTAATGTACATGAAGATACAGCTGCCATAGGATAGAGAAATGACAATCATATGGGAAGAACAGGTGGAAAAGGCCTTTTTCCTTTGCTGGGAAGAAGGAAATCTGAGAATCGTCTGAATAATGTTTGAATAGGAGACAATCACCAACCCTAAGGTTGACATCAGTGTCACTATGGCTAAGAGAGAATCGACTAGCTCTACCAGGTCTGTGTCTGAGCAAGAGAGCTTCAGAAGGGGAGTAGTATCACAATAATAATGATTTATTATATTGGATGAGCAGAAGTCCAGGAAACTAGCCATTAGGACTGCTGGGGCAGCAATCAGAAACCCAGCCAGCCAAGAGCAGAAGATAAGCAGGATGCAGACTCTGCTGCTCATGATGGTCATGTAATGCAGGGGTTTTTTGATGGCAACATAGCGATCATAGGACATGGCAGCCAGAAGGTAAAACTCTGTGGCCCCCAGAAATATGGcaaaaaagtactgaaggaaGCAGCCAGCAAAGctgatggttttgtttcctgTTGAGATGCTCAGTAGGATTCTGGGAGTAAAAACAGATGTGAAGAAAATTTCTAAGATGGAAAAATTCCTAAGGAAGAAATACATGGGTGTCTGGAGGTGGGAATCCAATAGAGTGAGAGTGATAATGGTCAAGTTACTGATGACACTGGACAcatagatgagaaagagaaagagaaaaaccaccACTTGGAATTCAGATGCATCTGTCAGTCCCAGAAGAATGAAGTCAGTCAGTGTGGTGAGATTTTTCATTGTGATCTTGGCTGAATCTGAAGGTTAAGAGGGGAGAAACCAGTAGTTAGGATGGGACAACTAGTGGAATCagctaatgatgatgataatgataatacttACAATGCTAATAATTAGcattatatagtgcctactatgtgctaggcattgtgctaagggctttacaaatattgtccgATTTGAACCTTAAACAATTTTGGgagttaagtgctattatcccaatgttatggttgaggaaactgaagaagacagaggttaagtgacttcatcagggtcatgcaactaataagtatctgaggctatctGGCTGGTTCATCCCAAGCTCCTTTTTCATGCACagtacaggtcttcctgaatgtCTTTTTTCATGGTCTCCCTATTCTATCCCTTCCCCATGAATTATTTTGAGAAGGACATTTATAAACTGAATAACAGCCAGAGGAGGATAACTCAGATAGTGGGGCCTGAGAGACAAGGACAAAGtagaatttgttaaataaatgggACACTGGGGATGCTTAGTATAAGTATGCTTAGGACATTATGaaatgtcttcaagtatttgaagacgtTTCTTGGGGAAGATAGATGATACTAGTTTTGTTCAGCTCAATtcgggggttcttaacctttttttgtatgccctggacctctttggcagtctagtgaagcctatggagcccttcttagaatcacatttttaaatgcataagatatagcattacaaaggaaatcaattacattgaaatatggttatcataGCTATATACGCATTGATGTACATACTATAAGCAGATAGATAGAACGAGTTCCTGGACTCCAGGTAAATAGCCCCTTTCTCTCACCCCCTCAGTGGGCAGAGCAATGCGTGGTACTTAACAGAAGGGATGATTTAGGTGAAATGTAAAAATGGTGTTCCTACTGGTGGCCAGAAGGAGGATGACATGTCTCAGGAGGCTGTGCATTCTCTCTCATGGAAGAGCCTCTTGTGaaggctgggtgaccacttgttgggCATTTCGTAAAGACATATTTTTGTTTAGGTAGGGATTGTACCAGGTGGCCTCTGAAATCTCTTGCACATTTGTGagattctttgactttgttactGTATGTACAATACCCCcatttgattattattttttttggctacccatttcccattttcattcctttgtcaTAGTTCCAAGGCTCAGCAGTCTTTGATTCCTCCATTCATGCAGTCCTGTCTTTCCCTtggtcttttttcccttccctgttATTAGAGggagaatatacacacatataaattatctaatatatgtatatataagcatatatatgtgtgtgtatgtatatgtaggatGTACCAAAAATCTTGGTACAGTTTAAAACCATtaaaagctgcactaagactttggggacaccctacGTATATCTATATACAGGAATGTGCTGGTATATGTTTAACAACtgtctctttgaaaaaaattcattcatgacacacttttcactTTGATATGCTTATTAACATTTCTTCATCACTCTCTTAATCAATATCACTCTCTTAATTAATATCAAGAGAATAATAAaccaagctctgatttgtagcattcacctatttctgaggtgtaagtgTTCACACTGATAATTAGCTCTTGTGAACTGGTCTCACCTGGCTCACAACACACTCCtagatgatgtgtgtgtgtgtgtgtgtgtgtgtgtgtgtgtgtgtgtgtgtgtgtgaatgtgtatgaaaTTTCCCATGCCCCACTTGCGATAGCCCTTGCCCTCCTCTGGAAAACAGAGGGAACTCCTCTAAAACAGGATATGAGTAAAATAATGGTGTGGGGAGGGTACATAGtggtctctctcatctctctggtTCTCCTCCCAAGAACACTGCTTGGGTGACCTGCATGGTGCTATTTCCCTGTATGTTTGTAGGGATTGGGGAAGTTATGCATTAGGACAGCAGATCTTTCCTTGTGTATGGCTAGAGGTGAATCATTGACAAATAATAATCATCCGTAACTACTCCTTAGTTTATTGGTTGACTTCATGATCTCTGGGGTTTTTTAGAGAATCACAGAGTTCCAGAACTGGGAGATAACCTCCggggccatttagttcaaccaaTACCTGGCCAACACTCCCTTGAACAAGTGATTGACAAGTGATCATCCCAGGATCTACTTAAAAATCTCCTTTGAATAGAAACCCACTAACTTGAAACTGCCTTTTGGATAACTCTGTTGTTGTTTTGTaaatcagtcatgtctgactctttatgactctgtggaccatatcacaccaatactgtccatggggtcctcttggcaaagatactggaatggtttgttatttccttttccagtggattaaagcaacaaaagttgagtgacttgctcagggtcccacagctagtgaatgtcagaagccagatttgaactcaggccttcctgactccaaacccagagctctacccactgaggcacctagctgcttccaaggcaaacagaggttaaaatgacttgcccagggtcacacagctagtaagtgtctgaggccagatttgaactcaggtctccttgactccaagcccagtgctcaacTCGTTGAACAAGCTATCTGCCCCTTAGATAATTCAAGTAAccagtaaaattttttttttgtattgagcTGAAACTTGTCTGTATGATTCCTGCCTGTAGTTCCAAGTTTTGCTCTTTGATGTGGTTGTGCCACTGATTGGGAAGATGCCTTCTGAGAGAACCAAAGGGAGGTTTCTAGGAGtggtttttaatttctgttttaagGCACCCCAGAGATTTCTGAGGAGTGttctagcactttaaagtttccatTCCCCTGGATCCCTTCTGTCCTGATTCCCTGTGTTGTTTTCCTTGATTCCTAGATCATCTAGATCCTTCTTTCATGGCTGAAACATTGCTCCAACTCTGAATGTGGGGAAAGAAACAAATGGACATTATAGACTTTGCTAGGAGAATGATAGTGTCTTCAGGAAGGGGTTCTAGGATCCATTTGGCATATTCTTCTTATCCTTATCTCCATGGAGAAGGGCATATGTGGGCCTTGTCAGAAATAAGATTGTCTGGGATGTCCTTTGCTGCTTTCCTTTCCATGACTTTTGTAGTTATTGAACTAAAgtagtagtgtcaaactcaaatagaaatagaggtCACTACCGCATGCGTAAGGATCTCTATGGGCCATAgtttaacttagaaaaccacacattgacattatctatgttgaattatatttttacttattttgtcaaatattttacaATTACATATTAATCTGGTTCAGTCTTACTTAGGAATGTTGCAGGAGACATGCTATTTCTGGTCACATATTTAACATGTCTGGTCTAGGATATGTGGGCTCTTAAGAATAATTAACATTACCTTTTTGCCTAATTACCCAGAATCGAAGAATCTGGGAGCTGGAAGTGACCCCAGGGCCTCTTCATTCTCTGGTCACCCACCTTTGACCTTTGGCTCCCAACAATGTCCTATTGGGAATGTACATAACAATAGATAGCACTGATGTGGCTtgttgaggtttgcaaagtactatattatttcattttttctcacaaCCACCTGGGTGACAggtattgttattttctttaattttcaattgaggaaattgagggacaaataaaggttgaatgactttgcccagagtcacagagccagtgtctgaggtcatatttgaactcagatcttcctagcactagcactctctctactgtaccacctagctgccttattggCTTGTAATCCCAATATATTTTCAACTCCACAAACTCGGAGGACCTAGTAAAAATGGGACTTACCCACAAACCCGAAGATGCAGAAAGATAAGTGGAGGTTTTCAATCCTAAGTGTTCTGAGGGATAAGTGAATGATGAGAGTTCATATATTGGTGACAAAGCAGTACTGCACaaaacatgttttctttttatcaagTCCTGCTGCTTTATCACTGTAAAACATATAGGTTTTGCAATGAAACAACAGAACTCAGCTCATCTAGACCCATGACTACTTTGTGGGCATTTATTTTGTCTCTGTTATTCCCATTAATACAACCTCCAACAGTTTCAAAGACTGTAAGAGAGCTGGCCTTATCTTATGCAAGTGGACAAGTAGATGCAGTCAGAAGGGAAGAAATGGGACTGAGGTCTGAGTATGCTCCAAAAGGATAGCTGCTGATGACCTCTGTAGGTCTCAAGGGGTCTCCTTGTAAACTCCTACACTAATTAGAATCACTCAGATTTTATCTGCTTCCTTCAATGTGGGTGCTAGGGGATCATTTGGGTGAAACAGTCAAAATTGCCCTTGGGATTCATGTTTGGAAGTTACTAATGAACTTCCTTAATTGGCAATTTTGGAAATAAACCTTGAGTAGGAAGAGGTTCCAGAGAGACAAGGGAAGAAGGTGCCAGGAGAGCATCAGTTGAGTTTCTGGAGGCTTTTCTTGTCTGTGGGCAATCTACTTAAACTATCCAAATCAGGAGTGAAATTATTCTGGGATGAAGGTCATCTTTTGGCATCTTTCCTGCTGTCCCAGGTGATGCTGGAAGTTGTTGttttaggatcataagatttaaagctgaaaggaatattAGAACCCATCTAGtctatctttctcattttttagataaagaacctgaggctcagatattaaatgacttagctaaggatatgggatttgaactcagatcctcagaCTCTAAGTGTTCATGTAATACTTAGTTTAATCTTTGGCTATTTACTGGTTCCTTCCTTATTACCTACAAATAAGATACTACCATCATCTCAAGCTATCAccctatctctctttcctttcatagaCAAACTCTTAGGAAAATTTGTATGCACTCATAGCCTTCACTTCATCTCTCCTTACTGGCTTCTCAATGTTgagacctcatcactcaactcaACGTATTCTCTTCAGAGTTACCAGTAATCTcataactgccaaatctaatgctTATTCCTCAATCTTCCTTGACCTCTCCACAGACTTTGACATTTTCATCACCTTTTCCTGGTTACTATTTCTTCTCTTGATATTTATGACACTGTTCCCCTTTGATTCTTTTCCTGCTGATCTGATgattccttctcaatctcctttgctggtccATCACACAGATTCTGTGCTCTGAGGGTGTACCCCAATTTTCTGTCTTCAGTCCTCTTTTCTCTCACTACATGCTCTCACTTTTTGATCTCACTAGCTCCCATAAGTTTAATAATCTCTTTTCAAATGActcacagatatatacatatctccAGTCCTATAGCTCCAAATACCTACTTGACATTTCTAACTTGTTTcagaggcatctcaaattcaacatatccccAAAACAGATCCCTTATTGCAGgactctctctttttaaaagaatatgaacTATTTATTGACTTCTATGGAAAAATTCCAAATTATGATCACACCATGGCTCTaccaaacaaagagaaagaagcatgtatatatatatgtaatatatatacatatattatatatatattatagtgcATGATAATACCTGTACCacgagaaagaggaaaaaaactcaaatgaattaaaatagtCAAAGTAAGGTTTTTACAGGATGGATACAATATTTAATAGCTTTCCATATATTTGGATTTCATGATGATTTTACCATTGACTTCTCCATGGGGAAAAAGTTAAATAGTTTTACTTAGTTTTCACCCCCCTTTTCTGACAGAACTAtcaaaaaagcagaaattttaTAGAATAGATAAAATTTTCTACTTACCACTTATGTAGTGGACATACGTTCATTTTGTTCCCCAGCAGTGGGTGAAGTGCTTTTTGTTGTGAATAGATATTTAGAATGCTTTAAATTGTGTTTAAAGGTTCATATTATTTTCATGTGGAAAACAAAAGATTTCCTGTGTTAACATAGTATTGTCTGGCCTTCTAGGCAGATCTGGAAGCCTAATTCCTCATCTTGGCTTGACTAGAGTCCCACCTTTGTGGGAATTAGGAGGAGAGCTATCACTGGGCAATCAGTGTCTCACTCTCTTATCTTCAAGGAGCATATGGTAGTTGGAATTATTTCTACCATGCATCAGATATTTATAGTCTAAGGTTATTTTGGGGAAGGGCTCAGGATAAAAGTCCCTCCCTTGGTTGCTTGGGTGAGGGGAAGTAGTTCCATCTCAGACTTGGAGGGTAACAGTTTAATTTAGCTTTTCCctccatcaaacatttaaaccAGGTTGAAAGCAACTGACAAGCCTCAAATCTatcagtgaattagggggatggCTACCCTAAGCATGCAAAGACTCCCCCTTTCACTtgtatctcccccattaaatgggtggatgagaataatttgttccaatggctgaacgcagctgaagcaggcactgtgaagtgcttagagcttggccaggtatcaaagacaccaaggtcatccactgaattcCAGgctatcaccagttgtcttgacttttgtacTGCCACTgtacttcagtgactctggaagagagagtcagGCTGTTCTCATagtgactctgcctcacttaaatccaattcatgtgcaagttaagacatcacctgtgatgtcattggtactctttgaaaatgaatgaaaaacagcaATGATATTATGCAAAAGATAATTATAGATAATAAGCAAATGTATTTATCAAAGTAAACAAGTAAATATGGTAATGAAGAATCCACGCAGATTAGTTTAGGAGATAGACTACACAATACTTAGGGAGTTCTGTGATCCAGTAGGGAGATGAAATTTTAGCTCAACAGAGTCAGTCagccagttaataaacatttattaagcatctactgtgtgacTGGTGTtgcactaagctctggggatacaagaaacaggcaaaagacaatctctgccctcaaggagctcacagtctaatgggcagaaaaaagcaaacatatatgtacaaacaaatatcaatacaagataaaaaggaaatcattaagaatgggaaggcactagaattaagaatggTTAAAAAAGGCTTCCCATACAAGATGAGATTTttgttgagacttaaaggaagctagggaagccagaagaTGCAGATAAGGAGGGACAGCATTTCAGGCATAGAATTccagccagggaaaatgcttcAGGTTAAGAGGTGGGGTGTCTTGTTTTTGGAACaataaggaagccaggaagtgaaaGTGGGTaagatttaagaagactggaaaggcaggagaaaGCTagattaggaagggctttgaactccaaacagaggatttttgatcctggaggtaataaagcacaactggagtttactgaattggcggggggggggggggggggggggggggggggcatggttaggcttatgctttaggaaaatgactttcttTTCAGAGCCTCCCTAACTCTGAGCTAGCTCAGCATCATTGTCTAAGTGGacctccctggaaagtatactgccgaGGTAAGTGAAattattcacagcattcaaaatttctctatttgctgtaCAGATCATGCAgtgctggtggagaacctctgttttcttgttattgttgtgAGGCCACAATTAGTTCAAGTGGCAGAGAATCGATCCACATTCTGTTGCATTTTagtctcagaggctgcactgagtgcacaatgaTCTGTAAATATAGTCACACACTAACTGTCCTTCTACTTTAGTCTTGGCCTGTAGCTTTTTCAAGCTAAATAGCTTACCATCAATGTgttagctgaccttgatgctattttcatccttgttgaaggtaTTCAACAACAgtactgaaaacatcatgctaaaaccATGGGAACAAGCACAGAGCCCTGCTTCAATCCTTTGGTGCCTACGAAAGCATATCCAGAACCTGTGCAAACATGCCGTCATGAAATTGTATATCAGTATACTGTTCCAATGGCTAAATGCAGCTGGGGCAGGcactgtgaagtgcttagagtTTGGGCAGGTATACTGGCATATACAGGTATACAATACTGATAAAC
It includes:
- the LOC118852244 gene encoding olfactory receptor 2AP1-like; this encodes MKNLTTLTDFILLGLTDASEFQVVVFLFLFLIYVSSVISNLTIITLTLLDSHLQTPMYFFLRNFSILEIFFTSVFTPRILLSISTGNKTISFAGCFLQYFFAIFLGATEFYLLAAMSYDRYVAIKKPLHYMTIMSSRVCILLIFCSWLAGFLIAAPAVLMASFLDFCSSNIINHYYCDTTPLLKLSCSDTDLVELVDSLLAIVTLMSTLGLVIVSYSNIIQTILRFPSSQQRKKAFSTCSSHMIVISLSYGSCIFMYIKPSAKEDFTFHKEVSMFPTAITPLLNPFIYTLRNKQVIQAFKDLVQKIMNH